One genomic region from Syngnathus typhle isolate RoL2023-S1 ecotype Sweden linkage group LG17, RoL_Styp_1.0, whole genome shotgun sequence encodes:
- the LOC133170772 gene encoding GTPase IMAP family member 7: MEKRRKGSSPELRLMMVGTSGASQFQLANAILGREEFPKDTVSISGSRKILGELSGRRVALISAPNLYDKDISGVKRKMELRRSKCLSVPGPHAFLVAFDMEKISPNDIRTPQLMMRRFGRHCLRHCVVLLAYDENLDGTASAGIVQNADWPLKRLIEDFGGRFYIFSKNWRDRSYERKLLRKVEWTVASLGGACFSSRTFRKAERSVKKEEKRLMKKAVADDQKARSDPESLSHEWYCRKDGTEIRAKAEVDNGWLRTSLARGVGSGAVAGAVTGTLAGSIEGPGGMLLYGLIGGALGASAGASAQVATKRMEDRVAPPARLDFNSIFINRFFATPRP; the protein is encoded by the exons ATGGAGAAGAGAAGGAAAG GGTCCTCCCCGGAGTTGAGGCTGATGATGGTGGGCACCAGCGGAGCGTCTCAATTCCAGCTGGCCAACGCCATCCTGGGGCGGGAGGAGTTCCCTAAGGACACCGTCAGCATCTCCGGCAGCCGCAAGATTTTGGGGGAGCTGTCGGGGCGACGGGTGGCCCTGATCAGTGCCCCCAACCTTTACGATAAGGACATATCTGGCGTCAAGAGGAAGATGGAGCTGAGAAGGTCGAAGTGCTTGTCGGTGCCCGGTCCCCACGCCTTCCTGGTGGCCTTTGACATGGAGAAAATCTCGCCCAACGACATCAGGACCCCGCAACTCATGATGCGGCGCTTCGGGAGACACTGCTTGAGGCACTGCGTGGTCCTGCTGGCCTACGACGAGAACCTGGACGGCACCGCCTCAGCGGGCATCGTGCAGAACGCCGACTGGCCCCTAAAGCGTCTGATCGAGGACTTTGGCGGCCGCTTCTACATTTTCAGCAAGAACTGGCGGGACCGCAGCTATGAGCGCAAGCTGCTGCGTAAAGTCGAGTGGACGGTGGCCTCCCTGGGCGGCGCCTGCTTCTCCAGCCGAACCTTCCGCAAGGCCGAGCGCAGCGtgaagaaggaggagaagaggCTGATGAAGAAGGCGGTGGCCGATGACCAGAAAGCCCGGAGCGATCCTGAGAGCCTGTCACATGAGTGGTACTGCCGCAAAGACGGCACTGAGATCAGGGCCAAAGCCGAAGTGGATAACGGCTGGCTACGGACGTCCCTGGCAAGAGGGGTGGGGTCAGGCGCAGTGGCAGGGGCCGTCACAGGGACGCTGGCTGGCTCTATCGAGGGCCCGGGAGGGATGCTGTTGTATGGCCTCATCGGCGGGGCGCTAGGCGCCTCGGCGGGGGCTTCCGCTCAGGTGGCCACCAAGCGCATGGAAGACAGAGTGGCGCCGCCCGCCAGACTCGACTTCAACTCCATCTTCATCAATCGCTTCTTTGCCACGCCTCGGCCCTGA